The Aureimonas mangrovi genome contains the following window.
CTGCCTTCGCGCGCCTCTTCGGCCTGCCGGACGTCTATCTGGAGACGGGACCGGACCACATCGCCATCATGGACCGGCTTCGTTCGGGCGGCGTCCTGCCGGACGACCGGCCCCTGCGCGACGTGAAGGCCGAGATCCTCGCCGCCTATCGCGCACCGCAGGCGACGGACGCGATCTGGCATCTGGCAGACGGACGCACCCTGCGGGTCCTCGCAAACCCCGTGCCGCAGGGCGGCGCGACCTGGGTCTTCGAGGATCTGACCGAGAAGTTCGAGCTGGAGAGCCGCCTCAATGCGCTGGTTCGCCTCCAGGGCGAGACGCTGGACAGCCTCAACGAGGCCGTCGCCGTTTTCGGGCAGGACGGACGCCTGCGCCTCTCGAACCCGATCTTCTGCGAGATGTGGGGGCTTTCGGCCGAGTTCGTCGCCGCCAAGCCGCACATCCGCGCCTTCGCCGACACGGTGTCGGTGCAGACGCGCCCGAACGCGGCGGGCACGAGCTGGGCGAGCTTCGCCAGCGCCGTCACCGCCTTCGACGAGGGCCCGCGCGACGTGGAAGGCGGCGAGATCGAGCTGTCGGACGGGCGGGTGCAGACCTTCGCCGTGGTGCCGCTGCCGAACGGCCAGACGATGCTGACCTTCACCGATATCTCCGACGCCAAGGCCGCCGAGCGCATGCTGCGCGAGCGCAACGAGGCGCTGGAAGCGGCGGACCGCGTGAAGTCCGACTTCGTCCAGCACGTGAACTACGAGCTGCGCTCGCCGCTGACGAACATCATCGGCTTCTCCGCACTCCTTCGCGCCGACGAGACCGGCCCGCTCAACGCGCGCCAGGCCGAATATCTCGACTACATCTCCACCTCGACCAACACGCTCCTGACCATCGTCAACGACATTCTCGACCTTGCGACGATTGACGCGGGCATCATGGATCTCGATCTTTCCGAGGTCGACATCGCCAAGGTCGCCGGGCACGCGGCGCAAGCCGTTCAGGAGCGCATGCGCGACAGCGAGGTGCGCCTTCTCGTCGACGTGTCGAACGCGGGCACGAGCTTCATGGCCGACGAGCACCGCGTCACCCAGGTGCTGTTCAACCTTCTCTCGAACGCGGCGAACTTCGCGCCGTCGGGCTCGACCGTCTCCCTGCGCGCCACACGCCTCGGCAACGAGATCGCCTTCACCGTCACCGACGAGGGACCGGGCATCGCGCCGCAGGATGTCGCGAAGGCCTTCCAGCGCTTCGAGAGCAATCCCGCCGGGGGGCGCCAGTCGGGCGCCGGGCTGGGGCTGTCGATCGTCAAGAGCTTCGTCGAACTGCATGAGGGCAGCGTGGAGATCGTCACGCCGCCCAAGGGAGGCACGGTCGTCACCTGCCGCTTCCCCCTCGCACGCCAGGAAATCGATAGGGCTGCCGAATGAGCACCACCCGGCCGGCCGACGTCTTCACCGACGTCTTCGCGCTCGACCTGCCCGACGACGAGGCGAGCCGCGTCTTCGCCGAAGATCTGGCGATCATCCTGCGCGTCGGCGATACGGTGGCGCTCTCCGGCGACCTCGGCGCCGGCAAGACGACGCTTGCGCGTTCGGTCCTGCGCTATCTGGCCGACGACGATGCGCTGGAAGTGCCCTCGCCCACCTACACGCTGGTGCAGACCTACGAAACGCGCCCCAAAGCGACGCATTTCGACCTGTACCGGATCGGCTCGCAGGACGAGCTGGAGGAGCTCGGCTTCGAGGAGGCCGCCGAGACCGGGATCGTCCTCGTCGAGTGGCCCGAGCGCGTGGCGCTGGTGGCCGCCGAGGCGAACATCCATCTGCATCTCGATCTTGCACCCGGAGGCGGGCGCCGTCTCGTCGTGCGCGCCACCGCCGAGAGCATGCGGCGCCTGTCGCGCTCGCTTTCGGCCCGTCGCTTCCTCGAGGCCGCGGGCGCGGGCGCGGCCACCGCGCGTCGCAGGCCGTTTCCGGGCGATGCTTCGGCGCGCCGCTACGAGCACATCCAACGCGACGGGGAGCCGAGCCTCGTGCTGATGGACGCCCCGCGCATGCCAGCCGGGCCGCCCGTTCGCGGCAGTCTCAGCTATGCCGAGATCGCGCACACGGCGCTCGACATCCTGCCCTTCGTGGCCATCGCCGAGACGCTGCACGCCGCCGGCTTCTCCGTCCCGCAGGTCCATGCGAGCGACATCACGCACGGCTTCGTGCTTCTGGAGGATCTTGGCGCCGAAGGCATCGTGGACGCCGAGGGCCGCCCGATCGCCGAGCGCTACGAGGCGGTGGCCGAGTGTCTCGCGGACCTGCACGCCGCCGACATCGCGGCGGAGCTGACCACCACAGCCGGCGAGCATCACAAGGTGCCCTTCTTCGACTTCGAGGCGATGGCGATCGAGGTCGATCTCCTGCCCTCCTGGTTCCTGCCGCGCGCCCGCGGGCGTCGCACGCACCCGCAGGAGGCCGGCGCCTTCGCCGCCGAATGGCGCAAGCTCTTCGAGGCGATCGCGGGGGGTGAGACGCGGCTTCTGCTGCGTGACATCCACTCGCCCAACATCCTGTGGCAGGAGAACCGCAAGGGCTGCCGGCGCATCGGCATCCTCGACTTCCAGGACGCGATGATCGGCCCGACGGCCTACGACCTCGCCTCGCTCGCGCAGGACGCGCGGGTCGACATCCCGGCCGCACTCGAGGCGGATATCGTCGCCGCCTATCACCGCTCGCGCGCGGACGACCCCGATTTCGACGCCGAGGCGTTCTCGCGCGACTATGCGGTCATGGCGGCCCAGCGCGCGAGCAAGATCCTCGGCATCTTCGTGCGGCTGCACGAGCGCGACGGCAAGCCGCAATATCTGCGACACATCCCGCGGATACAGGGCTATCTGAAGCGCACGCTGGAGCATCCCGCGCTCGCCGGCCTGAAGGCCCTCTACGAGGGCTGGGGCGTCTTCGACCCCCTGCCCTGACGCGGCAAGTGAAGAAAGAACGGACACTCCTGACATGACGGGCCCCAAGATCACGGGCGGGGGCTTTTCGCCCCATACGGCGATGGTGCTGGCCGCAGGCCTCGGCAAGCGCATGCGGCCGATCACCTCGACCATCCCCAAGCCGCTGGTCGAAGTCGGCGGACGCGCGCTGATCGACTACGGGCTCGATGCGCTGGAGCGTGCCGGCGTCACCCGCACCGTCGTCAATGTCCACTACATGGCAGACCTGATGCGCGCGCATCTGCGCCGCCGCAAGGGTCGTCTGGAGATCGTCGTCTCCGACGAGAGCGACGCTCTCCTGGAATCGGGCGGGGGTGTGGTGAAGGCGCTGCCCGAGCTTGGAACGGACCCCTTCTTCCTGCTGAACTCCGATACGTTCTGGATCGAAGGTTATCGCGACAACCTTCCGCTGATGGCCGAAATCTGGAATCCGGAACGGATGGACGCGCTGCTATTGATCGCGGACATGAAACGCGCGACCGGCTACGAGGGGCGCGGCGACTTCTCGATGGACGTCACCGGGCGCTTGGCGCGCGTCGCCGAGCGGGACATGAGCCCTTTCATCTATGCAGGCGCGGCGATCCTCTCGCCCAAGCTCTTCGAGGGACTGGCGGAGGAGCGCTTCTCTCTGAACCGCGTCTTTGACCGCGCCATCGAGGCCGATCGCCTCTACGGGGTGCGGCTCGACGGGCTGTGGCTCACTGTCGGCACGCCCGCCGCCATCGCCGAGGCGGAGAGCGTCGTGCAGGCGAGCGCCGCCTGAAGTACCGTCCGACGACCGCGGTCTTCGGACGGCCCGAGGCGGGTTCAGAGTTTCCGGGTGACCTCGAAGCTTCGGCGGACGGTGGCGCGCCGCCCGCCCGACCTGTAGATTCGCGGGGTATGGCGCCGCGAATCCTCACCATCCCGCCTGGCCTTCCGTTTCTGCCGACGCTCGCGCGCGGCATCCTGTCGGGCCGCGTCGTGCCGGGCTTTGCGCTCGGTGACGATCCTTTGGCGCTCGCAGACGTGACGGTCTTCGTGCCGACGCGCCGCGCCGCGCTCTCGCTCACCGCGGCCTTCGCGCATGCCATCGGCGGCGAGGCCGCGATCCTGCCGCGCATCCGCCCCCTGAGCGAGCGCGACGAGGCCGATGCCTTCACCGGCGCGCCGGACGGGGCGGCGGCGCTCACCCGCACCGTCGATCCACTGCGGCGGCGGCTGGAGCTCGCACGGCTCGTGCGGTTCTGGAAGTCTCGGGTCGAGGCGGGCGCGGCCTCGGCGCTGGCCGGTCGCGAGATCGTGCTGCCGGCCTCGGCGGCCGACGCGCTCTGGCTCGCGGGCGACCTCGGCACGCTGCTCGACGAGGCGGGCGACGAGGAGATCGACCTGTCGGCCCTCGCGAAGCTCGACGTCGAGGACAGGCTCGCCGAATGGTGGCAGTTGACCCTCGCCTTCCTGGCCATCCTCACGCAGGAATGGCCGCGCCATCTGGAGGAAACCGGGTTCACGGAAGCGGCAGCCGCCCGCAATCTGTGGGCGCGCGAGGCCGCCGGGCGCTACCGCCGGGAGGGCTCGCGGGGGCCGGTGGTCATCGCCGGATCGACAGCCGCCGCGCCAGCGACGCTGGAACTGATGCGAGCCGTCGCCGATCTCGAGAACGGCGCGCTCGTCCTGCCGGGCCTCGACACCGACCTCGATGCGCCAAGCTTCGCGGCGATCGACCGCGCGGCTTCGGCCGCCGCCGCCGGCCATCCGCAATACGGCCTGCGCCGCGTTCTCGCCGGCCTCGGAGCGACCCGCGAGGATGTGGAGGCCTTCGCCCCGGAGATACCGGCGCTCGCTGCGCGCCAACGCTTCCTGTCGAACGCCCTGCGCCCGGCCGAAACCACAGACCTCTGGGCAAGCGGCGCGGAGCATCCCGCGCAGGCTCTCGACGGCTTGGCATTGGTGGAGGCGGCCGACGAGGGGGAAGAGGCGCGGG
Protein-coding sequences here:
- a CDS encoding PAS-domain containing protein, whose product is MVLACLVATPARAQLMDRAMAPETIWTLALLALLLGAAMIAAVWLIRARTAADAQNEQLRAELADARNEAETRSAILSAEGHRVVVYRGQAEPEVAGTLPPELGAPSDQGRFLRFSAWMPAVDAARVTADIERLRRSAEPFRREIEIEPGRPMEVSGRTAGALALVRFSPLGGLREEIAHLRIENERAVATIETLQTLFDAAPMPLWLRGTDGGLVWANAAYARAVEASDVEDAIERRLELFAEQDRAGIDAMLRAQGIFEGQLNAVVEADRRNFAVVDARGTFGSAGLAVDVSAVEAVRLELRETIRSHSETLDHLTTAVARFDEKTLLVYHNAAFARLFGLPDVYLETGPDHIAIMDRLRSGGVLPDDRPLRDVKAEILAAYRAPQATDAIWHLADGRTLRVLANPVPQGGATWVFEDLTEKFELESRLNALVRLQGETLDSLNEAVAVFGQDGRLRLSNPIFCEMWGLSAEFVAAKPHIRAFADTVSVQTRPNAAGTSWASFASAVTAFDEGPRDVEGGEIELSDGRVQTFAVVPLPNGQTMLTFTDISDAKAAERMLRERNEALEAADRVKSDFVQHVNYELRSPLTNIIGFSALLRADETGPLNARQAEYLDYISTSTNTLLTIVNDILDLATIDAGIMDLDLSEVDIAKVAGHAAQAVQERMRDSEVRLLVDVSNAGTSFMADEHRVTQVLFNLLSNAANFAPSGSTVSLRATRLGNEIAFTVTDEGPGIAPQDVAKAFQRFESNPAGGRQSGAGLGLSIVKSFVELHEGSVEIVTPPKGGTVVTCRFPLARQEIDRAAE
- the tsaE gene encoding tRNA (adenosine(37)-N6)-threonylcarbamoyltransferase complex ATPase subunit type 1 TsaE, which translates into the protein MSTTRPADVFTDVFALDLPDDEASRVFAEDLAIILRVGDTVALSGDLGAGKTTLARSVLRYLADDDALEVPSPTYTLVQTYETRPKATHFDLYRIGSQDELEELGFEEAAETGIVLVEWPERVALVAAEANIHLHLDLAPGGGRRLVVRATAESMRRLSRSLSARRFLEAAGAGAATARRRPFPGDASARRYEHIQRDGEPSLVLMDAPRMPAGPPVRGSLSYAEIAHTALDILPFVAIAETLHAAGFSVPQVHASDITHGFVLLEDLGAEGIVDAEGRPIAERYEAVAECLADLHAADIAAELTTTAGEHHKVPFFDFEAMAIEVDLLPSWFLPRARGRRTHPQEAGAFAAEWRKLFEAIAGGETRLLLRDIHSPNILWQENRKGCRRIGILDFQDAMIGPTAYDLASLAQDARVDIPAALEADIVAAYHRSRADDPDFDAEAFSRDYAVMAAQRASKILGIFVRLHERDGKPQYLRHIPRIQGYLKRTLEHPALAGLKALYEGWGVFDPLP
- a CDS encoding nucleotidyltransferase family protein yields the protein MTGPKITGGGFSPHTAMVLAAGLGKRMRPITSTIPKPLVEVGGRALIDYGLDALERAGVTRTVVNVHYMADLMRAHLRRRKGRLEIVVSDESDALLESGGGVVKALPELGTDPFFLLNSDTFWIEGYRDNLPLMAEIWNPERMDALLLIADMKRATGYEGRGDFSMDVTGRLARVAERDMSPFIYAGAAILSPKLFEGLAEERFSLNRVFDRAIEADRLYGVRLDGLWLTVGTPAAIAEAESVVQASAA